Proteins from a single region of Microtus ochrogaster isolate Prairie Vole_2 linkage group LG5, MicOch1.0, whole genome shotgun sequence:
- the Tal2 gene encoding T-cell acute lymphocytic leukemia protein 2 codes for MAPGLKKVEGDRLSPLATKRNLDMTRKIFTNTRERWRQQSVNSAFAKLRKLIPTHPPDKKLSKNETLRLAMRYINFLVKVLGEQSLQQAGVAAQGNILGLFPQEPHLPDVDERLLLKDYGVASPDPSREAP; via the exons ATGGCCCCGGGACTCAAGAAAGTTGAAGGGGACCGCCTCAGTCCGCTCGCCACAAAGAG GAACCTGGACATGACCAGAAAGATCTTCACAAACACCAGGGAGCGGTGGAGGCAGCAGAGTGTCAACAGCGCCTTCGCCAAGCTGAGGAAACTCATCCCCACTCACCCTCCAGACAAGAAGCTGAGCAAAAATGAAACGCTTCGCTTGGCAATGAGGTATATCAACTTCTTGGTCAAGGTCCTGGGAGAGCAAAGCCTACAGCAAGCAGGAGTAGCTGCTCAGGGAAACATTCTGGGGCTCTTTCCCCAAGAGCCCCACCTGCCAGATGTGGATGAAAGACTTCTACTCAAAGACTATGGAGTTGCTTCCCCTGACCCCAGCCGTGAGGCTCCCTAG